Proteins encoded together in one Telopea speciosissima isolate NSW1024214 ecotype Mountain lineage chromosome 4, Tspe_v1, whole genome shotgun sequence window:
- the LOC122658500 gene encoding UPF0496 protein 1-like, whose product MGGQFSKRTGEAPPVIHLDTNLQYIAELSSYEVECRLDPDLQSFDSILQTRTNRVINTVASGVEVRALSLDSLKEVTGSLLDMDQEVVKVILDCKEDIWKNPELSGLVEDYFENSLQTLDFCTALDKCLKKARDSQLILHVALQQFEKEDGLEEKKYLATLEELKNFKAAGSPFMNDFIQDFQTVYKHQVLMLKKLQIRKNKLDRKLTSAKAWRKVSNIIFGATFAAILICSVVAAAMAAPPVAAAMAAATTIPIGAMGRWFDSLWQGYENALRGQKEVIGSMQIGTYVAIKDLDSIRVLVERLEIEILTLMENADFALRQGEAVKIGVEEIKKKLEGFMKSIEDLSEQADRCSRDVRRARTVVLQKIIKHPNN is encoded by the coding sequence ATGGGAGGACAGTTCAGCAAGAGGACAGGAGAGGCTCCTCCAGTCATTCATCTCGATACCAATTTGCAGTACATTGCCGAGCTGAGCTCATATGAAGTAGAATGCAGGCTCGATCCGGATTTGCAGTCCTTCGATTCCATCTTGCAGACCCGGACGAATCGTGTCATAAACACAGTTGCATCAGGAGTGGAGGTTCGAGCACTCTCCCTTGACTCACTGAAAGAAGTCACAGGAAGCCTCCTTGACATGGACCAGGAAGTCGTCAAAGTCATCTTAGATTGCAAGGAAGATATATGGAAAAACCCAGAACTCTCCGGGCTTGTTGAGGATTACTTTGAGAACAGTTTACAAACCTTAGATTTCTGCACGGCTTTGGATAAGTGCCTAAAGAAAGCCCGTGACAGCCAATTGATCCTTCATGTTGCATTGCAACAATTCGAAAAGGAGGATGggttagaagaaaagaagtatTTGGCGACGCTGGAGGAACTGAAAAATTTCAAGGCTGCTGGGAGCCCATTCATGAATGATTTCATCCAGGACTTCCAAACAGTTTACAAGCATCAGGTGTTGATGTTAAAGAAGTTGCAGATCCGAAAGAACAAACTTGATCGGAAGCTGACATCTGCCAAGGCATGGAGGAAGGTTTCAAACATTATCTTTGGTGCAACTTTTGCTGCCATCCTTATCTGTTCGGTGGTGGCTGCTGCAATGGCAGCACCTCCAGTTGCTGCTGCCATGGCAGCAGCGACTACAATCCCTATAGGAGCAATGGGTAGGTGGTTTGATTCACTGTGGCAGGGCTATGAGAATGCACTGAGAGGACAGAAGGAAGTAATTGGCTCAATGCAGATTGGCACTTATGTTGCAATCAAGGACTTGGATAGTATCCGGGTTCTGGTTGAGCGCTTAGAAATAGAGATCCTGACTCTAATGGAGAATGCTGATTTCGCCCTTAGACAAGGGGAGGCAGTGAAGATTGGAGTGGAGGAGATCAAGAAGAAATTGGAGGGTTTTATGAAAAGCATTGAAGATTTGAGTGAACAAGCTGACAGGTGCAGCCGGGATGTACGTAGGGCAAGGACAGTTGTTCTGCAGAAGATAATTAAACATCCTAACAACTGA